From a single Epinephelus fuscoguttatus linkage group LG18, E.fuscoguttatus.final_Chr_v1 genomic region:
- the noc4l gene encoding nucleolar complex protein 4 homolog, with amino-acid sequence MAPAKKRNVSSAKTTEQSAKTAKIDLNTKVDRILESRKNANDVFDILEFLQSEKEKDVVNAVSACSKLFCTLLENKELFLGKLPGEEEALSGEYSAEEKYRMFMRHRYNSCVEMLLEHLSHELHSVKESALCCLMKFAAAEGQHPLEDLDWTEHYSFPRELIQAVVDRLLSKTTDNSLLISRFQEFLEMEDVRFYVMSSIRESVGQVMDKSKGALVPIYQNNVFTLMSNISVPSKESELTNFMVKQEAKHEDWKAAKLNEHKRVFERMWLGFLKYKLPSNMYKKILVILHDSILPHMSKPTLMIDFLTAAYEVGGAISLLALNGLFVLIHQHNLDYPDFYKKLYNLLEPSVFHVKYRARFFHLANIFLSSSHLPVYLVAAFAKRLARLALTAPPTALLIVLPFIYNLIRRHPSCRVLVHKPSTEDELLEDPYLMDEEDPAQCRALESSLWEIKTLQKHYHPDVSKAAVSINTPLPEQEDDISEVLEITTYELMERDLKQTQIKSVPLEFETATQLLKGGGDVLAQHFCLE; translated from the exons ATGGCGCCGGCCAAGAAACGCAACGTGAGTTCGGCAAAAACAACCGAACAAAGTGCCAAAACAGCCAAAATTGACCTTAACACCAAAGTCGATAGGATACTTGAGAGTAGGAAAAACGCCAACGACGTTTTTGACATCCTCGAGTTCCTTCag TCAGAAAAAGAGAAGGATGTTGTCAATGCTGTCAGTGCCTGCAGCAAACTGTTCTGCACCTTGTTGGAGAACAAAGAGCTGTTTTTGGGGAAACTgcctggagaggaggaggcacTGAGTG GAGAGTACAGTGCTGAGGAGAAGTACCGCATGTTCATGCGACACCGTTACAACAGCTGTGTGGagatgctgctggagcacctcAGCCATGAACTCCACAGTGTCAAG GAGAGTGCCCTGTGCTGCCTGATGAAGTTTGCTGCAGCAGAAGGACAGCACCCCCTCGAGGACTTGGACTGGACTGAACACTACAGCTTCCCACGAGAGCTCATCCAG GCAGTGGTGGACAGACTGCTCTCCAAAACTACAGACAACTCCCTGCTGATCTCCAGATTCCAGGAGTTCCTGGAGATGGAAGATGTGCGCTTTTATGTCATGAGCTCCATCCGTGAGAGTGTGGGCCAGGTCATGGACAAAAGCAAAGGG GCACTGGTGCCCATATATCAGAACAACGTGTTCACCCTCATGTCCAACATCAGTGTACCGAGCAAGGAGTCAGAGCTCACTAACTTCATGGTCAAACAGGAAG CCAAGCATGAGGACTGGAAAGCTGCTAAACTGAAT GAACACAAGCGTGTCTTTGAGAGGATGTGGCTCGGCTTTCTCAAGTACAAG TTGCCAAGCAACATGTATAAAAAGATCTTGGTGATCCTCCATGACTCCATTTTGCCCCACATGAGTAAACCCACTCTGATGATTGACTTCCTGACTGCTGCCTATGAAGTTG GTGGAGCTATCAGCCTGCTGGCTCTCAATGGCCTCTTTGTTCTCATACATCAACACAACCT tgaTTACCCAGACTTCTACAAAAAGTTGTACAATCTGCTCGAGCCTTCTGTTTTCCATGTGAAGTACAGAGCACGCTTTTTCCACCTTGCAAACATCTTCCTTAGCTCCAG TCACTTGCCAGTGTACCTTGTGGCTGCGTTTGCCAAACGCCTGGCCCGTCTGGCTCTCACAGCACCGCCTACAGCTCTCCTCATAGTGCTGCCCTTCATCTACAACCTGATCCGCCGTCACCCATCCTGCAGAGTCCTTGTTCACAAGCCCAGCACAGAAGATG AGCTTTTGGAGGACCCGTATCTAATGGATGAAGAGGATCCTGCTCAGTGCCGTGCCTTAGAGAGCAGCTTGTGGGAGATTAAG ACACTGCAGAAACATTACCATCCAGATGTGTCCAAAGCTGCTGTGTCGATCAACACACCTCTGCCAGAACAAGAGGATGACATCAGCGAGGTGCTGGAGATAACGACATATGAG CTGATGGAGAGAGACCTGAAACAGACTCAGATCAAGAGCGTCCCACTGGAGTTTGAAACTGCCACGCAGTTACTAAAAGGAGGGGGAGATGTGTTAGCACAACATTTCTGTCTGGAATAA